The sequence below is a genomic window from bacterium.
CACCGCGCCAGTTCGTCGCTACGCCGCGTCAGCGCCTTCTCGGCCTCGAGCAGCTCCAGCCGGGCCGCAAGCCACTCTTCACGTGTTCCGGTCTTATGATCGGTCATTGGTTCAGCTCCTTTCCCTTGGGGCAGTGGACAGACGAGCCTTCGATGGATCGGCGCCGAATCGCTTCTACCGGTTTCCGCGGAGTGCGACGTTTCGACGCTCCGCACCTTCCCGAACCTTGGTGAGGATGTAGCTCCATCCTTGGCTTGCGCCATCTCGATGGTCGGGGGGGATCTGCCCGATCGCCCGGTGTGCAAACTTGAGGCGGGTCACGCCGCCTTCCGCCGTCAGCCGGTATTGCACGTGCGAGATCGCCGGGTACGACATGAACAGCGGCCCGCAGATCTCCAGGAGCGTGGGCGGTTTGATAACCTGCACATGCCCCCACAGATGGCCCGTATGGTCTCCGAGATCCCTGTACCAGCGACCACCCGGCCACGGCTCGAGCTTCATGGGGAGCGGCGACCCCTTCCCCGCCTCGTTGAGTGGCCCGAGCTGCTCCAGGAGCGTCTCAAACACCATCTCGATCGGCGCTGCGATCTCCTCTTCCTTCGTGATCTCGAGCGTGTGAATGGCTTGCTCTGACGTGCCCGTCACCATGATCCTCCCTCCTTGTCTTTAGCTGGTCGGCTCTCGTGAACCGATTGTTCTCTCATCTTACTCTCAGCCCGCTCCTTGATTCGGTCGATTTGGCGGCCCCAGTGGCGCTCATACGTCTTC
It includes:
- a CDS encoding DUF899 family protein, producing MTDHKTGTREEWLAARLELLEAEKALTRRSDELAR
- a CDS encoding SRPBCC domain-containing protein; the protein is MVTGTSEQAIHTLEITKEEEIAAPIEMVFETLLEQLGPLNEAGKGSPLPMKLEPWPGGRWYRDLGDHTGHLWGHVQVIKPPTLLEICGPLFMSYPAISHVQYRLTAEGGVTRLKFAHRAIGQIPPDHRDGASQGWSYILTKVREGAERRNVALRGNR